The nucleotide window CTTTGAAGTTCTTATTAGACTATTTTCTATTGGAGTCTCTAGTAAGTAAGAAAAGGGCCCTACTCCTTGTTTGATGGCCCACATGTTTGGTCAGCCAAACAAAATGGGCCATCATGCTCGAAATTGTGGACCACAAATCAAAATGGTCCACTCGAAAAAGATAGTATGatcaaattacaaaaaaaaaaagaagctaacaTCAGCTAtcaatattccttaaatttacataATCAAATACCGTACATCGACATGAACTCCCACACATTAAAGCcaaatccaccgttgaaaacccgATCAATCGGCCTCTTTGAGTAGGAAATTACTAGTGCCCGACACCCATATACTATTTCGATACCTACACTCGATTTTGAAAGAGCACGTCGTAGTGGGCCTGGGCTCTGATACCATATGAATGCTGAATACAAACTCAATAATTTCATATGTAATTGATCTATGGCATGAACAACTTGTTGCCACACTTGCATCGCCACGCTTCGGGGTAGTACTCTTGCGTAACGGGCGTGCCGGGTGGGACCGGCACATGGACCGGCTTGCATGGGGTGCACCGGCCGCATTTTGACGTGCACCGTGGTGGGGACGAGCCAGGCCCACTCAAAAACCTCCTTGGGCCCAGTGAGTAGCCATCTGGGTTCATTGAGCCCTTGTGGAATTCCTGTGAATGGACCCAATTGCTAACATTAGCACCATGAGCACAGTATCATCGAGTGCACTTCACTTACTAACGTGCGCCAGTGGGGCCCCAATGGGGTAGGTGTGCATGCCAGGGTGGGGCCTATTTAGGTTGCCCATCAATCAGTGTGGATCAGCCAACTTCTGGGGGCGCAAGTTAGCGGAGGCACTTCATTATTTGAAGTGGGGAAAGCTATTCAACTGCCAGCCCAAGAACCCAGGCAGCAGACGTGCTAACGTGCGCCGGTGCGGTTCTGCCATTGCCAGGAGCCAAGATGCTGTGAACCGTTCGCTCCAATGATCTTTCAAACGTATCTAACAGCTCGGAAATCCTGGCTCCCAGTCAGGACTAGAGCCTCAGCCGCGCACGTTAATGTCGCCAGTCATTAAAAGCTCCTGTTGCTTTTTGCACGGTTCAAGCCAATCAGCATTCCCCAACATCTAAAGCGCCGGTAGAGTCTGTCACATGGCCAGAAAACCAGATGCGATTGTCGTTGCGTACCAGACGGCTCAGAGTCCCGGCCTGGCTGTAACCGGTACTATCGGCGCATTTTAGCACggacccttttaaaaaaaatacttaaaaaaGAAGATTTTAGCTTAAA belongs to Magnolia sinica isolate HGM2019 chromosome 8, MsV1, whole genome shotgun sequence and includes:
- the LOC131253571 gene encoding EPIDERMAL PATTERNING FACTOR-like protein 4, with the translated sequence MDLKRWRQRFMSKAPIFYCISICFFSVCALFGTLGTRSSCLDNRSSSGRRADYYNQEFHKGSMNPDGYSLGPRRFLSGPGSSPPRCTSKCGRCTPCKPVHVPVPPGTPVTQEYYPEAWRCKCGNKLFMP